Proteins encoded together in one Hevea brasiliensis isolate MT/VB/25A 57/8 chromosome 16, ASM3005281v1, whole genome shotgun sequence window:
- the LOC110655245 gene encoding protein NTM1-like 9 isoform X1, with the protein MAVLSTESLPLGFRFRPTDEELINHYLRLKINGRNSEVEVVPEVDVCKWEPWDLPGLSVIKTDDPEWFFFCPRDRKYPNGQRSNRATDAGYWKATGKDRTIRARKSGSNPISIGMKKTLVFYRGRAPKGERTNWIMHEYRATVKYLDGSAPGQGSFVLCRLFRKPEEKIDIVKYDEVDQTGYSPTTSKSSPEDTSSDLVQETRSSATQAGKQYEGIARWLIDESVNMTSSAVLPVDSCCNSHSDVEDHAEEMTAMMVHQPQEENSHLFESTSGGIDCKVFSPMQSHILADLAPYMDSPYADFGNDHNGFHFQDGTSEPDVSLTELLGEVFNNNDDYSGEQSTSQKNLAVGLETNFSSHKPLVNFHVKDNGTYSEADIDNAQVQMQASLGSWGAQSSSFHGQLGTRNVLGVANSDVQDASSAISAVGSSLDVFNSMDESSRQMNPMNQGSAVSGTGIKIRTRRPQVHPYADNFVTQGSAPRRLRLQREFSTVSPGSRAERDASHQEEEDEVQSAVTKARDAEHNPDSDKLLMKSQLHISDKSIEIAEESSTNLRLRVKQGRKCGSGEIGGSAFPDAAPVNHGHSSPSVYVVGVVLAFVLFIVLVGIWRCE; encoded by the exons GGCTATCGGTCATTAAGACGGATGATCCGGAGTGGTTCTTCTTCTGCCCGCGTGACCGGAAATATCCCAATGGTCAACGTTCGAACAGGGCAACGGACGCCGGCTACTGGAAAGCAACGGGCAAGGATCGCACCATAAGAGCTAGAAAGTCAGGCTCCAATCCTATCTCCATTGGCATGAAAAAGACCTTGGTTTTCTATAGAGGCCGTGCTCCAAAGGGCGAGCGCACCAACTGGATTATGCATGAGTACCGCGCCACCGTTAAATATCTTGATGGTTCTGCCCCTGGCCAG GGTTCTTTTGTCCTCTGTCGCTTGTTCCGAAAGCCAGAGGAGAAGATTGACATTGTAAAATATGATGAAGTAGACCAAACTGGATATTCCCCTACCACTTCTAAGTCCTCTCCTGAGGACACATCATCAGATCTAGTTCAAGAAACAAGATCATCTGCCACGCAAGCAGGAAAACAATATGAAGGTATAGCAAGGTGGCTGATAGATGAGTCAGTTAACATGACCTCTAGTGCTGTGCTACCTGTTGATAGCTGCTGCAATAGTCATTCAGATGTTGAAGATCATGCGGAAGAAATGACTGCTATGATG GTGCATCAACCTCAGGAAGAAAATTCTCATCTATTTGAGTCCACATCTGGTGGAATTGATTGCAAAGTGTTCTCCCCAATGCAATCGCATATTCTTGCAGACCTAGCACCCTACATGGATTCTCCTTATGCCGACTTTGGCAATGATCATAATGGTTTTCATTTTCAGGATGGCACTAGTGAACCTGATGTCTCCTTAACAGAGTTGTTGGGTGAGGTCTTCAATAATAATGATGACTATTCTGGTGAACAGTCTACGAGTCAAAAGAACTTGGCTGTTGGACTTGAAACTAATTTTTCTAGTCATAAGCCACTGGTTAACTTCCATGTTAAGGATAATGGTACATACAGTGAAGCTGACATTGATAATGCTCAAGTCCAG ATGCAAGCATCACTTGGATCTTGGGGAGCTCAATCATCATCCTTCCATGGACAACTTGGAACTAGAAATGTTTTGGGCGTTGCAAATTCTGATGTGCAAGATGCTTCATCTGCCATTTCTGCAGTGGGCTCATCTTTGGATGTATTCAATAGTATGGATGAATCAAGCAGGCAAATGAATCCTATGAACCAGGGCAGTGCTGTCAGTGGAACTGGAATCAAGATTAGAACCCGCCGGCCTCAAGTGCATCCATATGCAGATAACTTTGTCACTCAAGGCAGCGCTCCAAGAAGGCTCCGTTTGCAGAGGGAATTTTCTACTGTTTCTCCTGGAAGTAGAGCGGAGAGGGATGCAAGTCatcaagaagaagaagatgaagtgcagtCAGCTGTAACAAAG GCAAGAGATGCAGAACACAATCCTGATTCAGATAAGTTGCTGATGAAAAGCCAACTGCACATTTCTGACAAGAGCATAGAAATTGCTGAAGAATCTTCTACAAATTTGAGGTTAAGGGTGAAACAGGGTCGTAAATGTGGCAGTGGCGAGATAGGAGGGTCAGCATTTCCTGATGCAGCTCCTGTGAACCATGGCCACAGCTCACCATCAGTTTATGTAGTTGGAGTTGTGCTAGCTTTTGTCTTGTTCATAGTTCTTGTTGGAATTTGGAGATGCGAGTAA
- the LOC110655245 gene encoding protein NTM1-like 9 isoform X2, whose protein sequence is MKKTLVFYRGRAPKGERTNWIMHEYRATVKYLDGSAPGQGSFVLCRLFRKPEEKIDIVKYDEVDQTGYSPTTSKSSPEDTSSDLVQETRSSATQAGKQYEGIARWLIDESVNMTSSAVLPVDSCCNSHSDVEDHAEEMTAMMVHQPQEENSHLFESTSGGIDCKVFSPMQSHILADLAPYMDSPYADFGNDHNGFHFQDGTSEPDVSLTELLGEVFNNNDDYSGEQSTSQKNLAVGLETNFSSHKPLVNFHVKDNGTYSEADIDNAQVQMQASLGSWGAQSSSFHGQLGTRNVLGVANSDVQDASSAISAVGSSLDVFNSMDESSRQMNPMNQGSAVSGTGIKIRTRRPQVHPYADNFVTQGSAPRRLRLQREFSTVSPGSRAERDASHQEEEDEVQSAVTKARDAEHNPDSDKLLMKSQLHISDKSIEIAEESSTNLRLRVKQGRKCGSGEIGGSAFPDAAPVNHGHSSPSVYVVGVVLAFVLFIVLVGIWRCE, encoded by the exons ATGAAAAAGACCTTGGTTTTCTATAGAGGCCGTGCTCCAAAGGGCGAGCGCACCAACTGGATTATGCATGAGTACCGCGCCACCGTTAAATATCTTGATGGTTCTGCCCCTGGCCAG GGTTCTTTTGTCCTCTGTCGCTTGTTCCGAAAGCCAGAGGAGAAGATTGACATTGTAAAATATGATGAAGTAGACCAAACTGGATATTCCCCTACCACTTCTAAGTCCTCTCCTGAGGACACATCATCAGATCTAGTTCAAGAAACAAGATCATCTGCCACGCAAGCAGGAAAACAATATGAAGGTATAGCAAGGTGGCTGATAGATGAGTCAGTTAACATGACCTCTAGTGCTGTGCTACCTGTTGATAGCTGCTGCAATAGTCATTCAGATGTTGAAGATCATGCGGAAGAAATGACTGCTATGATG GTGCATCAACCTCAGGAAGAAAATTCTCATCTATTTGAGTCCACATCTGGTGGAATTGATTGCAAAGTGTTCTCCCCAATGCAATCGCATATTCTTGCAGACCTAGCACCCTACATGGATTCTCCTTATGCCGACTTTGGCAATGATCATAATGGTTTTCATTTTCAGGATGGCACTAGTGAACCTGATGTCTCCTTAACAGAGTTGTTGGGTGAGGTCTTCAATAATAATGATGACTATTCTGGTGAACAGTCTACGAGTCAAAAGAACTTGGCTGTTGGACTTGAAACTAATTTTTCTAGTCATAAGCCACTGGTTAACTTCCATGTTAAGGATAATGGTACATACAGTGAAGCTGACATTGATAATGCTCAAGTCCAG ATGCAAGCATCACTTGGATCTTGGGGAGCTCAATCATCATCCTTCCATGGACAACTTGGAACTAGAAATGTTTTGGGCGTTGCAAATTCTGATGTGCAAGATGCTTCATCTGCCATTTCTGCAGTGGGCTCATCTTTGGATGTATTCAATAGTATGGATGAATCAAGCAGGCAAATGAATCCTATGAACCAGGGCAGTGCTGTCAGTGGAACTGGAATCAAGATTAGAACCCGCCGGCCTCAAGTGCATCCATATGCAGATAACTTTGTCACTCAAGGCAGCGCTCCAAGAAGGCTCCGTTTGCAGAGGGAATTTTCTACTGTTTCTCCTGGAAGTAGAGCGGAGAGGGATGCAAGTCatcaagaagaagaagatgaagtgcagtCAGCTGTAACAAAG GCAAGAGATGCAGAACACAATCCTGATTCAGATAAGTTGCTGATGAAAAGCCAACTGCACATTTCTGACAAGAGCATAGAAATTGCTGAAGAATCTTCTACAAATTTGAGGTTAAGGGTGAAACAGGGTCGTAAATGTGGCAGTGGCGAGATAGGAGGGTCAGCATTTCCTGATGCAGCTCCTGTGAACCATGGCCACAGCTCACCATCAGTTTATGTAGTTGGAGTTGTGCTAGCTTTTGTCTTGTTCATAGTTCTTGTTGGAATTTGGAGATGCGAGTAA